The following are from one region of the Algiphilus sp. genome:
- a CDS encoding heme-binding protein, translating into MQLRQKRGVRGVAVALVVSAAMVACSGDRNDATRGIGVGPVPCDGSCQDVPTRLTTDDVGTIIAQGVQEADARGEAAVIGVVDRVGNVLAIYRMAGAPDTIRITSGPERSTGNAIDAGLDGVEIVTPELGVISKALTAAYFSSEGNAFTTRTANQIIQENFNPGEFNTPGGPLFGVQISQLPCSDISRRFNGVGPDPGPHRAPIGFAADPGGLPLYKNGTLVGAVAAIADGVYSLDKTITDDDADLDELIATAATFGYGAPRNRRADVITVEGKTLRFADVDFGDLQSDPTQAPSFGSLPPGLQAVLGYTVDDPADPPPPLRAGTAFGQPESGVRPAQPGELDPSLDAFVLVDENNDNRFPPTAGVGGLAANEVKRLLEKSIELANRSRSQVRKPLGSSAGIHVTIVDVNGDVLGVARTRDALIDAVDVTTQKARSALLLSADVAADRLNALPPAGYLGGGDLDTVLTRALGDNQRESPIPPYVQDYRAFFDLPQGLADGDIAYSTRALGLIARPFYPDGQNGPGGLDPEPHGPFSKPPGEWSIFSTGLELDLVYNAVVRHLAYVLQVPNPGDPTQPLFDTDVAQNCTGYTSIPDGVLAQTDAFDELRNGLTLFAGGFPIYRNGQLIGAIGLSGDGLEQDDFLPFVAIDEIGKELGTISNAPPAIRADQLRAQRPDLPDGTRDLNLRWVICPQSPFLDDPGEQNVCDGL; encoded by the coding sequence ATGCAACTCCGTCAGAAGAGGGGCGTTAGGGGCGTCGCCGTCGCGCTGGTCGTATCGGCCGCGATGGTCGCCTGCTCGGGGGACCGCAACGACGCGACGCGCGGTATCGGCGTCGGCCCGGTGCCGTGCGATGGCTCCTGCCAGGATGTGCCCACGCGGCTCACGACCGACGATGTCGGGACCATCATCGCGCAGGGCGTGCAGGAAGCGGACGCGCGCGGCGAGGCCGCCGTGATCGGCGTCGTCGACCGCGTCGGCAACGTGCTCGCCATCTACCGCATGGCCGGTGCTCCCGACACCATCCGCATCACGTCCGGGCCGGAGCGCAGCACCGGCAACGCGATCGATGCCGGCCTCGACGGTGTCGAGATCGTCACGCCCGAGCTGGGCGTCATCTCCAAGGCGCTGACCGCGGCCTACTTCTCGTCGGAGGGCAATGCCTTCACGACGCGCACCGCGAACCAGATCATCCAGGAGAACTTCAATCCCGGCGAGTTCAACACGCCGGGCGGTCCGCTGTTCGGTGTGCAGATCAGCCAGCTGCCGTGCTCGGACATCTCCCGACGCTTCAACGGCGTGGGGCCGGACCCGGGCCCGCACCGGGCGCCCATCGGCTTCGCCGCCGATCCGGGCGGTCTGCCGCTCTACAAGAACGGCACGCTGGTCGGGGCCGTGGCCGCGATCGCGGACGGCGTCTATTCGCTGGACAAGACCATCACCGACGATGACGCCGATCTCGACGAGCTCATCGCCACCGCCGCCACCTTCGGCTACGGCGCGCCACGCAATCGCCGCGCCGATGTCATCACGGTGGAGGGCAAGACGCTGCGCTTCGCCGATGTCGACTTCGGCGACCTGCAGAGCGATCCGACGCAGGCGCCGTCGTTCGGCTCGCTGCCGCCGGGCCTGCAGGCCGTGCTCGGCTACACCGTCGATGACCCGGCCGACCCGCCGCCGCCGCTGCGCGCCGGTACCGCCTTCGGCCAGCCGGAGTCGGGCGTGCGTCCGGCCCAGCCCGGCGAGCTCGACCCGTCGCTCGACGCCTTCGTGCTGGTCGACGAGAACAACGACAACCGCTTCCCGCCGACTGCCGGTGTCGGCGGCCTCGCGGCCAACGAGGTCAAGCGCCTGCTCGAGAAGTCCATCGAGCTGGCCAACCGCTCGCGCAGTCAGGTGCGCAAGCCGCTGGGCTCCAGTGCCGGCATCCACGTCACCATCGTGGACGTCAACGGCGACGTCCTGGGTGTGGCGCGAACCCGCGACGCGTTGATCGACGCCGTCGACGTCACCACGCAGAAGGCGCGCTCGGCGCTGCTCCTGTCAGCGGACGTCGCGGCCGACCGCCTGAACGCGCTGCCGCCGGCCGGCTATCTCGGCGGCGGTGATCTCGACACTGTGCTGACCCGGGCGCTCGGGGACAACCAGCGGGAATCGCCGATTCCGCCCTATGTCCAGGACTACCGCGCGTTCTTCGATCTGCCCCAGGGGCTCGCCGACGGCGACATCGCCTATTCGACGCGCGCGCTCGGACTGATCGCGCGTCCGTTCTACCCCGACGGCCAGAACGGCCCGGGCGGCCTCGATCCCGAGCCGCACGGCCCGTTCAGCAAGCCGCCGGGCGAGTGGAGCATCTTCTCCACCGGCCTCGAGCTCGATCTGGTCTACAACGCGGTGGTGCGGCACCTCGCCTACGTCCTTCAGGTACCGAACCCCGGCGATCCGACCCAGCCGCTGTTCGATACCGACGTCGCGCAGAACTGCACCGGCTACACCTCGATCCCCGACGGCGTGCTGGCCCAGACCGACGCCTTCGACGAGCTGCGCAACGGCCTGACCCTGTTCGCGGGCGGCTTCCCGATCTACCGCAACGGCCAGCTCATCGGTGCCATCGGCCTGTCCGGCGACGGCCTCGAGCAGGACGACTTCCTGCCCTTCGTCGCCATCGACGAGATCGGCAAGGAGCTCGGCACGATCAGCAATGCGCCCCCCGCCATCCGGGCGGACCAGCTCCGTGCGCAGCGCCCGGACCTGCCCGACGGCACGCGCGATCTGAATCTCCGCTGGGTGATCTGTCCGCAGTCCCCATTCCTCGACGACCCGGGAGAACAGAATGTCTGTGATGGCCTCTAG
- a CDS encoding FHA domain-containing protein — MSLRIEIIRGGDTRHLEVDQTISLGRSDQATVMLPGIAIARRHAEIALQSDLALKLRAKSPLGVEVNGRIIKEECDLYAGDRFRIGPHRGHVTTDGESSGLLLRIKIGEADAPVTASERKLDLRGAGMRMRRPAAIAAMAVLLLTLLVPLLLRVVPVPPAVATVLPTDVWWSSGRISNAHQHFADDCGACHERLFTRVRDESCLTCHAGIAHHSEHPVTAGLASLDEQRCASCHREHGNPHAALPDHPGICVDCHAEPGQFASRSDMNPVRDFAAAHPEFRATVTRRDDAGASTVRTVIGPDTRDETGFVFPHDLHLVEDGVLGPDGVEVMACRDCHRADAGEVGFKAVNFERDCQSCHQLDVSVGDEVLRLPHAEPEVARKQVAAAVEAIPAGTFAPDIGRSGRRRAGPDAERGGPPTAAELIDEVFSTRVCAKCHLVAPGADDEAEIQAVSLRQSWFVHARFTHADHGWVDCGDCHAAESSADADELLLPGIETCRTCHGGVASKQGVRSTCIDCHGFHVATESIMGRVTGGIGDATPSEEGR, encoded by the coding sequence ATGAGCCTGCGCATCGAGATCATCCGCGGCGGCGACACCCGGCACCTGGAGGTCGACCAGACCATCTCGCTCGGGCGCAGCGATCAGGCCACCGTCATGCTGCCCGGCATCGCGATCGCCCGCCGGCACGCCGAGATCGCCCTGCAGTCGGACCTGGCGCTGAAGCTGCGCGCCAAGTCGCCGCTCGGCGTCGAGGTCAACGGCAGGATCATCAAGGAGGAATGCGATCTCTACGCCGGCGATCGCTTCCGCATCGGTCCGCATCGCGGGCACGTGACCACGGACGGCGAATCGAGCGGGCTCCTGCTGCGCATCAAGATCGGCGAGGCCGACGCCCCCGTCACGGCTTCGGAGCGCAAGCTGGATCTGCGCGGCGCCGGCATGCGCATGCGCCGGCCGGCCGCCATCGCCGCCATGGCGGTGCTGCTGCTGACCCTGCTCGTGCCGCTGCTGCTGCGGGTGGTGCCGGTGCCGCCGGCGGTGGCGACCGTGCTGCCGACCGATGTCTGGTGGAGCTCCGGGCGCATCAGCAACGCCCACCAGCACTTCGCCGACGACTGCGGCGCGTGCCACGAACGCCTGTTCACGCGGGTGCGCGACGAATCCTGCCTGACCTGCCATGCGGGCATCGCCCATCATTCCGAGCATCCGGTCACGGCCGGGCTGGCGTCGCTCGACGAGCAGCGCTGCGCGAGCTGTCACCGCGAGCATGGCAATCCGCATGCGGCGCTGCCCGATCATCCCGGAATCTGCGTCGACTGCCATGCCGAGCCGGGACAGTTCGCGTCGCGTTCGGACATGAACCCGGTGCGCGACTTCGCGGCGGCACACCCGGAATTCCGCGCCACCGTGACCCGCCGCGACGATGCCGGCGCATCGACCGTGCGGACCGTCATCGGCCCGGACACGCGCGACGAGACCGGTTTCGTCTTTCCGCACGACCTGCACCTCGTCGAGGACGGCGTGCTGGGGCCGGACGGCGTCGAGGTGATGGCGTGCCGGGACTGCCATCGCGCCGACGCCGGCGAAGTCGGGTTCAAGGCGGTGAACTTCGAGCGCGATTGCCAGAGCTGTCATCAGCTCGACGTCAGCGTGGGCGACGAGGTGCTGCGACTGCCGCACGCCGAGCCGGAGGTGGCGCGGAAGCAGGTGGCTGCCGCGGTCGAGGCCATTCCCGCCGGCACGTTCGCGCCCGACATCGGGCGCTCGGGACGGCGCCGCGCCGGGCCCGATGCGGAGCGCGGCGGACCACCCACGGCGGCGGAGCTCATCGACGAGGTGTTCTCGACACGGGTGTGCGCGAAGTGCCATCTGGTCGCGCCCGGTGCCGACGACGAGGCCGAGATCCAGGCGGTGTCGCTGCGGCAGAGCTGGTTCGTGCACGCACGATTCACCCATGCGGATCACGGCTGGGTGGACTGCGGCGACTGTCATGCGGCCGAGTCATCGGCCGATGCCGATGAGCTTCTGTTACCGGGAATTGAAACTTGTCGCACCTGCCACGGGGGAGTAGCATCGAAGCAGGGCGTTCGCTCGACCTGCATCGACTGCCACGGCTTCCACGTGGCGACAGAATCGATCATGGGTCGGGTCACAGGGGGAATCGGAGATGCAACTCCGTCAGAAGAGGGGCGTTAG